In Sphingobacterium sp. R2, the genomic stretch ATGTCGTTCGTAATCCCGCTATTGATCCGAAAGAAGGCTTACATTGGAAAAGACGAATTGATGAGTCCAATCAATATCGCACAGATACCGTAGAGTATATTGACAGCTATTTTCTACAAAAATTTAAGGAGATACAGGCTCGTCCTTCCGCAACGATCAATACAGAGAGTCCGGCGTGGGCTATTGATAGGCTTTCCATTCTGGCTTTAAAAATCTACCATATGGAACAGGAGACATTACGCACAGATGCTTCTGAGGCACACATTAATACCTGCCAAGAAAAGCTTAACATCCTATTGGAACAAAGAAAAGATTTATCTCAAAGTATTGATGAATTGATGGATGCCATATCATCGGGCGATAAATACATGAAAGTCTATAAACAGATGAAAATGTATAACGATCCTTCATTGAACCCTGTCTTATATTCATCAGGAAAGTAAACATGTCGTTACCGCAACGGATCATAGTCACGCGATTTTCAGCTATGGGCGATGTTGCCATGGTTGCCTCTGTATTGAAAGAATTTTGTATTCGCTATCCTGATGTAGAAATCATCATGGTCAGCAGACCATTCTTTTCGCCATTCTTTGATGGAATAAAAAACCTAAGGTTCCACGCGATAGAACCCAAAACCATTCATAAAGGTTTTTGGGGCTTGTTCAAGCTAAAAAAAGAGCTGACCCAGTATAGCCCAGATGCCGTAGCTGACTTACATTTTAATTTGCGTTCACGTGTGCTTGATTTATTGTTTTCCTTATCGGGTGTAAAAGTAAAGCAGCTTGACAAAGGGCGTGAAGAGAAAAAAGCGTTATCCCGTGAAAAAGACAAAATTAAAGTCCCATTGAAACTAACGGTAGAACGCTATGCAGATGTATTTCGGGCATTAGGTTTTAAATTTGAGCTCAGCCATAAATTGGTTCCCAATTTGCAGGATGTACCTAAAGCTGCATTTGGTCTGTTTGCAAATTTCGATCGAAAGAAAATTGG encodes the following:
- a CDS encoding glycosyltransferase family 9 protein, with translation MSLPQRIIVTRFSAMGDVAMVASVLKEFCIRYPDVEIIMVSRPFFSPFFDGIKNLRFHAIEPKTIHKGFWGLFKLKKELTQYSPDAVADLHFNLRSRVLDLLFSLSGVKVKQLDKGREEKKALSREKDKIKVPLKLTVERYADVFRALGFKFELSHKLVPNLQDVPKAAFGLFANFDRKKIGIAPFAQHRYKILSLVKMGQIIDYLTHHGYDVLLFGGGQEEFQIAQNWTESFPNTHNTIGKFTLREELDLISNLDLMISMDSSGLHMASLMGVRCLSLWGATHPYAGFTGYGQRLADCIQVEHPNRPSSVYGNKSCICDGVEAIDLITPEMVIERIRAIG
- a CDS encoding DUF4254 domain-containing protein, with the translated sequence MISAIANPIFQRAIQDYHVYDQIDHPIQNPYEKQSLEHLLYLKCWIDTVQWHMEDVVRNPAIDPKEGLHWKRRIDESNQYRTDTVEYIDSYFLQKFKEIQARPSATINTESPAWAIDRLSILALKIYHMEQETLRTDASEAHINTCQEKLNILLEQRKDLSQSIDELMDAISSGDKYMKVYKQMKMYNDPSLNPVLYSSGK